The DNA segment gatTTTGTCTGTAAAAAACTTATGTTCCCACCTTGGCTAGGCCTAGGGGAGTGTGGGAACAATAACCGTTTAGTTGTTGCGGGTTGTTTGGACAAAATAGTAGGACCAGAGTTTAGAGTAGTTGTTGCTTTAATGGTCAAGTGCAGTAAGGTAAGAAAACAGATTCCAGAAGTATTCAACAGAGTCAGAAAGACTAGACTCACACCGGCAAAAAAACATGgacagtgccaaagaaatgaacataagAAAAATGTCTACTCTAGGCTGTATTTTGTAAGCTTAACCTAactaacaaacagcaacagACTAGCTAACTACACTAGGCTATGCTaccaggaagaaaaaaaacaaacacatagcAGGTGtatttggggtcattgtcctgttggaaaacataTTATGGTCCCATTAAGTGTATACCAGATGTGATGGCATGTTGCTTCAGAATGCTGTGGAACCATGCTGGTTAAGTTTGCCCTAAAATGTGACTAAATCTCCAACAGCGTCACATGCAAAGctcccccacaccatcacactgccTCTTCCATGGTTCCGAGTAGGAACCACACATTCAAGAACCTTCCACTTTTGGCTATGACACTTGGGCTTACAttcaaagttcttgagatttCTCAGGGTTTACtaacttctttttttaagtaatgATAAACTGCCTTGTCTCTTTACTTAAGtgagtttttcttgccataatatggatttgtacagttgtagtagcactaataagACTTTTAACCATTGAATGTCACAAATTAACTCTTGATAAGGAACACTTATGAACTGAAAatcattccaggtgactacctcattAATCTGCAAAGCTGTCATCACAGAAAAAATGTAGTTACTTAgaataatctaaaatataagACATTCTGGGGtgttttttaagcttttttgtTTACAACAGCATTTTATGTGTCTGGATGTctttagtattaatgtacaatgttgaagaaaaaataaatctggacCCTCCTTATGTTTCTTTCTATCTGTGAGGAAAGTCTAATCTGATTTTGCACCAATTCATGACAAAGTTTACTTTACTTACACTGCAAATTAGTTTCTTATTTATGGACCAAGTGTTGCTAATGCACTAGGACTTTTTCTTCATTCACTGCTCTTTGAAACCAGCCTTGTTTCCATTTATACTATCTCCAATGTTGTGCCAAGGTTAGTTTCAAAGTAGCATGATTAATATATCAATCACTCTAGTTAAGCCTTTGTttgtttaatcaaataaaacgATGCCTGTATTTTTTCAGAGGAAGTTGACATTGTGATAAAACCTAGCTACCCATCATCCAGGCCCAGATCTAGGCAGCCTGCACGTACCCTCTCCATGCCAATGGCACCTCTCAGGAGGCTGGAGCCTTTTGTGGAGACCAGTGTAGATGATATAAATGAGGAACAGAAGCAGTATGGCTCATTAAGCCTCAGCTCCACTTCTTCCAAGGTCTCAAATCCACATCGGCATATCCACCACAGGACCAGAGACTATGAGCCAGAAATAGAAGAGCAGCAGGCTGTATCTCCCCCTACAACATGGAGGCCAGAGCTTCCTGAGCAAGACACCAGTGAGGCACGAAACCCTCTGCTACGGAGACCTCAGTGGAAGCCATAGGATCAAAAAAGCCAGCAAAAGCAAAATTCATGTCGCATGTTAACCAAATTATGTGGCTGAAACATACACTACTGTTcctacagtaaataaaaaacagaataacTGGATTAAGACCGAAATGGAATGACTTTTATTTAGGACCCGTTTTACTGGATTGTTAAACATTCACAGCATGTAGAAACCTGTAGAATACCAAAGTATTCAAAATGCGTCATTAATAATGTTGGTACTACTTCTGCTGCTCATTATATAGCATTTTGACTGGCCTTTATTCATCAAAGTTGAAGTGGAAATGAGCTCAGCTTTTAGTGAATGGACTGTTAACTGTTGTACATAATCGAACAAAGCAGTCATTTAAGCAAAGTTGTTGAATATTAGCTGAGTGAAAAAAGATTCATGTACACTAATGCTTCATTTTTGTGTCATATACACATGATATCCCCAATTTACTCTGCAAAAACACTGAGAAGTGGCCATAGCTAGAGCATATTAACTTTCAACGAAAATgatgaacaaaacaaacacaccttCAACATAGAAATGATTAACAAAGCACAAAGTGAGTTTTGCAAAAACCATGGTGGTCCCCAAATTTGCACCCTGCTGAAAACTGAATTGAGGAAAGGAAGTCACCACACCACAAGTTTATGACGAAGCTTGCACTTGTACTGCATGAAGGCATGGACAAAAATTCTTTCATCATCAACTTTTGATGAGTAAAGCTACCATGGAAATTACTgaactgtattttcttttaaatcatcAGTGCACAGATTGATTTTCCACATCagttcatttagtttttttttttaatagtttttctcAGTTCAGAAATTGAATTTTAAAAACCTCCACATCAAGTAGTCACTTGcacacatcataaaagcattttttgttATACCGGTTCTCACCTAAATAGTCTTAATCCCCAAAGCATCTAGGCATTCGATCATTGCATAAATTATTGAATGGAAAATGGTTAAACCTGTTGTCATAATCTGtcttacatttctattaaacttttttcgttttctttttataaaatgtgtcttgaattgatgaattgtgcagatttTCAATTTCACCAATGAAGGGGAGTGTAGTAGTagtcaactagttctctaaaacaggtcaaaggtgaatctcgttaAATCAATTAGTGagcatatataaacatatatatatcacagaaatacaatttctgaaagtggatgaacaaccaagaaatgaatgaatactagtacaatacattaaaagtgtaaatcctgtCTGGGCTCTTGCAATAAATATCCCACATACAagtatgtgtacatttgtggtgttgaaattcatagatgccatacagaagaaattcagccttttgcattttttaacattgtaaCACTGTAGTTCAtatcagaaaataaaaccaTGCACTGTCATattgacaacatgactaaacattttgacttcCTTGTTTgttaacaatgacaaaaggactcgTCATTCTGATAGCAATGATATGTATTCATGTGTTCATGTATGATTCTagaaaatgctccaaagcacctgagaaaaactgtaatgtaatataaaaaaaacttaataaaatatttttataaacattttcctGTGGTATGTTGTAAAACAACCTAAAGAGAATTAGAACAAACTTGATTAAGGAAGTGCACCAACTGCtgcatttaccttttttttttaagctcatTAATGTGTATCTTTCCTAGGCATTGTTAAAAACACCTGAATAAACCTACaatatttagtttgtttttactttagtCTGATATGTAAAATGTTTCTACAAATTAATTCCATAATAAAAAGATTACATCAAATAGGAAGGCAAAGAAAGTGCACAAGGCTgttgcctaaaaaaaaaaaaaagtgctgccaCACGCTACGACCcaaatttgattttaatttatcCCGGTGGGAACAGAATTAGATTTGCAGGTAGTACCAGGCTAGCTCTAATGTGGCAGATAAAGGCGAACATCAAGGAGACCTATGTTATTTGCTGAAATCACTTTGATGTTGGCAGGCAGAATGGAGAGGGAAACCAAAAGGAGTTGGATATTTTGAAAACTATGCGAAACTTCACATAGACGGTAACCTGAACTCAAAAACAAAACGGGTACCCTAGGTCCGTGATGCTGCAATGCTAGTAAAGCAAATATATTGCAGTAGGTTTTTAATCGATGTATTTTGAGGTTCAATTGTTGACCTCACCTGACCTCATGCAATGTTAATATACTAACCAGATTGCAACTCTGACCTAAAGTGAGCAACTAATAGCAGTTACATGCTGAATTTTTGTCTTggtgaaaaaagaagaattattGTAACAAGTATGAGCAATTGTAATAGTGATGCTTCTCAAGCACTACTAATAATTATGTCATCATTGACTAAAACAGAAGTGCAGGTTACTTTacttccttaaaaaaaatgtgcaccaGCGTACGAGTTGTGCTCAAATTCATGGAAAACGAGACAACATTGCAACTGAACTCAGACTGCCTCCCACAGGCAGTCTGTTTTGGAACTGCCAATACAGGTTTATCCCATGGAACATTGGCAGAGGCAGAAACTTTACCCTGGATCAAATGACAGTCCATCACCTGGCACCATGGAGCGGGAAACCAAAAGGCAAGACTATGTAAATCTTCACATAGATATTAACCTGAACTCAAGAACAAAGCAGCTACCCTAGGTTTGTGATGCAGCAATGCTATCTGCTTTACCATTTATCTATTGCTTCATAATAAATcatgtataaaaacatttgaattttatgtttaaaaaaataaacatttaaaagaagtgGTACCTGTCTTACCAAGATCACAACTATATCAAAAATCTATTCATTTCATTGTCAGAAAGCCACCAGCCAGTTTCTACAGCTGCCTCCATATTGCCCAATGTTCTCTTATATATGTGGCTTAAAACCTTGGTCCGATCATGCATTCTTATTCTTCACCTTAGCCCACATTGGAGTCCTGACAAGCAGTAGCACAAGAGCTGTGAGCGCCAGCATCACCCCAAGACTTGGTGGCCCACATGGGCTGAATTCCTGAGTCAGGCCGGATAGCAACGGGGCCAGTATGCGCCCCACTGCAGTTACTGACTGGCCCGCTCCAATCAAGGTACCACTAGCCCTTGCATTCCCTCCACGCTGCAGCTCCAGGTCTGTAATGCAGGTGCGCCCCACGCTGGTTGAAATGCCAAAgaatgtggaggagagaatgaCGTGCCATATGCTACCTGCTGCGGCATACAGGAAGATCAATGAGCATGTGATTGCTGTGGAGTGCAGCAGCAGGGCAGACATATTGCCTCTGTAAAGACGAGTCATCGGGCCCACCAGGCACCCAGCCAGTGCACCCAGCATGCTGCTATAGCTGATCATGTAGCCTGTCGCTTTGGGTTTCAAATCAAAGCGCTCCTCCATAGCCAGAGAGAAGTTACTGTGATAAAGCATGATAGCCAACCCCATTAGCAGACGCACCAGAAAAACATCCCACATATCAGAAGAGGCCACCATGCGGATTTGTGCTCCTACTGAAGTCAGCTGGATTAGGGCCATATTACCCCAGTCCTGAATGACATTTTTGGTTTTAGTGGTAGACAGACAAATATGGTGGTTTCCATCACAGTTTCTCAGTCCATCATGTGGCTGTCTGCTCTTAATGTTCTTGTTAGCACTGAAATGGTGATTTGGAATCTCACTCCATGGCAACATCCAGACTAAACCTGAAAATTATGACAAAATTGTCTTAATAAGTCTACAGAGCAGATAACTGTATCAACCAGAACATAAATGGAAATACACAAATAATTATAGATACAAGTCAATTGgtaaatatacaattataattcTGGTGCACCTGCATTAAGAACGAAGATAGCTGAACAGACTAAGGAGGACAAATAAAATCCTCCCTCACGTTCAGTGAGGTAGCCTCCTACCACTGGGCCCAGGATGAATCCCACACTGGAAGCTGCATTAAAGTGACCCATTACCAGAGGGCGTTCTGTATCAGTCACTAAATCTGACAGGAGGGCTCGGCAAATGGACAAGGAGTGTTTAAAAAGCCCTGtgaaaaaggtgaaaaaaattaTCCATACCATATATATCCATATCCAACTGCATAGAGTCTACataaattcaaacaaaaaaaaaaatctattacataaaatctacacaaaaaaatgtaaggc comes from the Silurus meridionalis isolate SWU-2019-XX chromosome 3, ASM1480568v1, whole genome shotgun sequence genome and includes:
- the mfsd9 gene encoding major facilitator superfamily domain-containing protein 9 isoform X2, whose protein sequence is MYSGSTYGVLQLFSSTLIGSWSDVVGRRFSLLTCLLLSAFGYGLLGMSTTIALFVLARIPVGLFKHSLSICRALLSDLVTDTERPLVMGHFNAASSVGFILGPVVGGYLTEREGGFYLSSLVCSAIFVLNAGLVWMLPWSEIPNHHFSANKNIKSRQPHDGLRNCDGNHHICLSTTKTKNVIQDWGNMALIQLTSVGAQIRMVASSDMWDVFLVRLLMGLAIMLYHSNFSLAMEERFDLKPKATGYMISYSSMLGALAGCLVGPMTRLYRGNMSALLLHSTAITCSLIFLYAAAGSIWHVILSSTFFGISTSVGRTCITDLELQRGGNARASGTLIGAGQSVTAVGRILAPLLSGLTQEFSPCGPPSLGVMLALTALVLLLVRTPMWAKVKNKNA
- the mfsd9 gene encoding major facilitator superfamily domain-containing protein 9 isoform X1, whose protein sequence is MNHSECNNFYKSKRPARIIKCIYIVGFMDLFGVSMIIPLLSHHVKALGASPIVSGVVGSTYGVLQLFSSTLIGSWSDVVGRRFSLLTCLLLSAFGYGLLGMSTTIALFVLARIPVGLFKHSLSICRALLSDLVTDTERPLVMGHFNAASSVGFILGPVVGGYLTEREGGFYLSSLVCSAIFVLNAGLVWMLPWSEIPNHHFSANKNIKSRQPHDGLRNCDGNHHICLSTTKTKNVIQDWGNMALIQLTSVGAQIRMVASSDMWDVFLVRLLMGLAIMLYHSNFSLAMEERFDLKPKATGYMISYSSMLGALAGCLVGPMTRLYRGNMSALLLHSTAITCSLIFLYAAAGSIWHVILSSTFFGISTSVGRTCITDLELQRGGNARASGTLIGAGQSVTAVGRILAPLLSGLTQEFSPCGPPSLGVMLALTALVLLLVRTPMWAKVKNKNA